One window of the Hoplias malabaricus isolate fHopMal1 chromosome Y, fHopMal1.hap1, whole genome shotgun sequence genome contains the following:
- the LOC136679442 gene encoding leucine-rich repeat-containing protein 24-like — MALLLLLHIHLILALLALFPPSSVCCPSGCRCYSLTVECGSIGLREFPRGITHGTQTIFLQDNTIGQIRVDDLSGLGCLHYLYLQNNTISTLEPGAFMSLGQLLELALNGNRLHLISADVFRGLEHLRILYLAGNQITRLEDYTFRGLQRLQELHLQENTMEALDEQALVGLSSLALLDLSKNNLRTLSPATLRPLISLQVLRITDNPWRCDCALHWLRGWINEEGQRLLSSAERRLLCVEPPRLSHLSLVEVPANSLVCIPPAVQLEPSHLTVRLGESLRVSCQASGYPQPQVTWRKASHGKAQLSPRGLVQEVGMEGDGRAGVRLVTARPSGNGGTVGGRSPARAMEDNGDRDNFDPDTGSGMLFLSNVTVAHAGRYECEAWNPGGVARVTFHLSVNMSSASSSTGIWPRLHSSSSSSSSSSSNYHPSSGDVSQEPLYELESMDFNALGTATQTAIAVGISLLALTALLLLCMIYGRHRQRQKEEGGGYGPSKEESILYVNDYSDGPTTFAQLEEYRDERGHEMYVLNRAKPVLPPPPVPGQQATESLQGQGILTPGRLAGLGPRRAPAEGGEGPPPDPEGLFINQSLLFDTQIAYEIHC, encoded by the exons ACAATCTTCTTGCAGGATAATACCATTGGTCAGATTAGAGTGGATGACTTGTCTGGCCTGGGCTGCCTGCATTACCTTTATCTGCAAAACAACACCATTTCAACCCTGGAGCCTGGGGCCTTCATGAGCTTGGGACAGCTTCTGGAACTAGCCCTGAACGGAAACCGCCTCCATCTGATCTCCGCTGATGTCTTCCGTGGTCTGGAGCACCTGCGAATCCTCTACCTGGCGGGGAACCAGATCACCAGGCTGGAGGACTACACCTTCCGTGGACTGCAG CGCTTGCAGGAATTGCACCTACAGGAGAACACAATGGAGGCTCTGGACGAGCAAGCTCTGGTGGGCCTGTCCTCTCTGGCTCTTCTAGACCTCAGCAAGAACAACCTGAGGACTCTCAGTCCTGCTACGCTGAGACCTCTCATCAGCCTACAGGTGCTGCGCATCACAG ATAACCCTTGGCGCTGTGATTGTGCCCTCCACTGGCTTCGCGGCTGGATTAACGAGGAGGGCCAGCGGCTCCTGAGCTCAGCTGAGCGTAGGCTGCTTTGTGTAGAGCCCCCCCGCCTCTCCCATCTCAGCCTGGTGGAGGTTCCAGCCAACAGCTTGGTATGCATACCTCCAGCCGTGCAGCTGGAGCCAAGTCACCTGACTGTGCGGCTGGGAGAAAGCCTGCGAGTATCCTGCCAGGCCTCTGGATACCCCCAGCCTCAGGTTACCTGGAGGAAGGCATCCCACGGCAAAGCCCAGCTGTCTCCTCGAGGTCTTGTGCAGGAGGTGGGGATGGAAGGGGACGGCAGGGCTGGTGTAAGGTTGGTAACAGCCAGACCTAGTGGTAACGGTGGTACTGTGGGAGGCAGGAGTCCAGCTCGAGCGATGGAAGATAACGGAGACAGGGACAACTTTGATCCCGATACAGGTAGTGGGATGCTGTTTCTAAGCAACGTGACTGTGGCCCACGCAGGACGCTATGAATGCGAGGCTTGGAATCCAGGTGGAGTTGCCCGGGTGACCTTCCACCTGTCTGTAAACATGTCGTCTGCATCCTCATCCACAGGCATCTGGCCTCGTCTACactcctcatcttcatcctcttcttcttcctcctcaaACTACCATCCATCCTCAGGGGATGTCAGCCAGGAGCCTCTTTACGAGCTGGAGAGCATGGACTTCAACGCTCTTGGCACTGCCACGCAGACGGCCATCGCTGTCGGCATCTCTCTCCTCGCTCTTACCGCACTTCTGCTGCTCTGCATGATCTATGGTCGGCATCGTCAGCGGCAGAAAGAGGAGGGTGGCGGCTATGGGCCAAGCAAGGAGGAATCCATACTCTATGTCAACGACTATTCCGATGGACCTACCACCTTTGCACAGCTTGAGGAATATCGGGATGAACGTGGCCATGAGATGTATGTACTGAATCGAGCCAAACCTGTGCTTCCCCCACCGCCAGTCCCAGGCCAGCAAGCCACTGAATCTCTCCAAGGCCAAGGAATCCTCACCCCAGGTAGATTAGCAGGTCTTGGCCCACGCAGGGCTCCTGCAGAAGGTGGTGAAGGACCTCCACCAGACCCAGAGGGACTATTCATCAACCAGAGTCTGCTGTTTGACACACAGATCGCCTATGAGATCCACTGCTGA